In Bacteroidetes bacterium SB0662_bin_6, the DNA window GTCATCAAATCGCGCAGACTGGCGCCCTGGAGATTGATGCGGCCTTCGATCTGGTCAAGCCTTTGCGCCGTCTCCTTGAGCAACGTACCCGTTGGGGACTCCAACCGGTCGAACTCTTCATACGGATCGGAACCACCCACGCCCAGGCGCCGGACATCTTCGGAAATCGGCTCCACGCCGAGAAGTACGCGATGCAACTCACGGTCCGACTCCTCGAGTCTTTCCAATTGACGCGCGTACATATCCACCCGATCACCGAATTGCTCAATCCCTTCCTCAAGCACCGCCTTTTCGGTCTTCAGGGCTACTTCCTGAGGGGTCTCGTCGACCGTGTCAATGATTAATGACAAGAGAAAGGCAATCGGAAGCGCCAGCACCGCCACCCACAATAGCTGCCTGCCACTGTACAGCCCGCCCCATTTATCCTCCACATACCGGCAAGATCGGGGGTCGTAATAGTAGCGTTTTTTCGACATACAAATGCGTGATTGCGTGAGCGTACATTTGGTTTGCGGTGGCATTATGCCCAACCCTCAGGTATCGGGCCGGGAATAACGTAATGTCTCCGCACGGACGACGAATCCTGAGACGGAGGCTAAAAATTTAGCCCATGTTAATATAAGATAGGAATATCCCGCCTGATTGTCAAACGAGCCAACCGGACAGGAAAGCGAATCGGTTACTCGTAATCATGCTGGAAATACTCGATCATCCGGGCAGGCATATCGGATCCCCTGGTGCGAATACGGTCGGCAAGACGCTTGGCAAACACCTCGGCGGGGTCGTAGCCAGCGCTGCGAAGCAGATGATTCATGGCAATCACTTCGCAGATCACCGTGATGTTTTTGCCGGGGGTGACCGGAATCTTCACCATGGGAAGTTCGACATCCAGCACGCTGAAGGTGTCACTCACCATGCCCAGACGCGTGTATTCCTCTTCGGTATCCCACAATTCCATATGCACCACAATCTCGACCCGCTTGCGAAAACGAATAGCCCGTATGCCGAACATGGCGCGAATATCCACCAGTCCAAGCCCCCGCACTTCCATAAAATGCTGGGCAAGATCCGTGCCGGCGCCCATCAGGACCTGCTCTTCCTTGCGCGTGACAATCACCACGTCATCGGCCACCAGCCGATGCCCTCGCTCAACCAGGTCCAACGCCACCTCGCTCTTGCCGATGCCGGATTTGCCGACCAGGAGCAAACCTATACCGTATACGGCCACCAGGGAGCCATGAATCGTTTGCTGCAACGCAAACTGGTCATTCAGAAAATCCCGTGAAATCGCCATGAAGTCGATGGACTGCAAGGGCGTCCGGAAAACAGGCACGCCCTGCCGCGTCGCCATATCCACCATCTCTTTGTCGAGCTCATTGTTTACGGTGAGCACAATGCAGGGCACGGGAAAGGAAACCAGGGTTTCGAATGCCTTGCGCCGGGCAGCAACCGGCTGATGTTGCAGAAACCGGTTTTCCGTGTTGCCCAGAATCTGCACACGCTGATGGGTAAACAGATCGGTATACCCGGCCAGCACCAACCCCGGACGGTGCAAATCGACCTCGGTCACCAATCGGTCCTCACCGGAAACATCGTTCACGGATTCAATATCGATCCCCGCCGCCGTCCGCAGATGTTCCACCATGAAAGCCACGGTGATAGATTCTTTCTTGAAGGCTTTCGACGTATCGGACATAGCATCGGGCCTGATTCAATAAAGGATACGCTGATTAAAACCGCTTGGAGAGGAGGGGCATGCAGGTACGCAAAGCGGCTACGGCACTTCCACGGTTTCAAGGATCTGCCGCACCAGATCGTCGCTCGTCATCTCTTCCGCCTCGGCCTCGTAGGATACCGCAATGCGGTGCCGCATTACGTCCGGGGCCAGCATACGAACGTCTTCCGGCGTCACATAGGCCCGGCTTTCCAGAAAAGCATGGGCGCGCGCCGCAAGGTTCAGGTGAATGGTCGCGCGGGGGGAAGCGCCGAATTCGATCAGCGGAGCGATATCCGACAAGCGGTACTCCGCCGGACGCCTTGACGCCATCACAAGATCGACCATGTACTTTTCAACCCGCTCGTCCATGTAGAGTTCGTTCAGCACGGCGCGCGCCGACAGGATATCCTCCGGTCCAACCACTTCCCTGACCTCCTCTTTCTTGCCGGTTCGGGCCATGCGGCGCATGATTTCCAACTCCTCGTCACGGGTCGGGTATTCCACGCGAATTTTCAGCATAAACCGATCCACCTGCGCTTCGGGAAGAGGATAGGTGCCTTCCTGCTCGATCGGATTCTGAGTGGCCAGCACCAGAAAAGGCTCTCCGAGCGGAAAAGTCGTCTCGCCGATCGTCACCTGCCGCTCCTGCATACTTTCGAGGAGAGCGCTTTGGACCTTGGCCGGGGACCGGTTAATCTCGTCAGCCAGAATCACGTTCGCAAAGATTGGACCCTTTTTGATGGAAAAAGACCCTTCCTTCTGATTGTAAACGAGCGTGCCCAGCAGATCGGCGGGAAGCAAATCCGGCGTGAACTGGATACGCTGGAATTTTGTCCCGATTGCACGGGCAAGAGAACTGACCGTGAGGGTCTTGGCAAGGCCCGGTACGCCTTCGAGCAGCACATGTCCATCACCGAGCAGCCCGATCAGCAAGCGCTCGATCATGTGACGCTGCCCCACAACGACCCGGCCCACCTCGTTCAATAACTGGTCCACGAACGCACTTTCCTTGCGGATGCGGTCGCTGACCCGGGCCATATCAAAGTTTGCTACGATTTCCACGTGACAGAAAAAAACGGATTACTTGGAACAGGTATGAAGAAAGGGGTCGGAAACGCGGTGCAGAAAACGCAAGTGGTCACAGGAGCATGACGTGCATGTCCATGTCGAATTTCTCTTTGAGTTGTGCCTGCACGCGGTCCAGACAATGGGGAACGACAAAAGGCTGTCCCGCCATCACCACCGCACGCCCCCGGTTCATGGGAAACGCTCCGTACATGCCGTCAAGGGTCATGGCGTCCACTTCGTCGACCGCGTTATCCGACACATCCGTGGTGCCCCCCCAGTCCTTGCGCGTCGAGGCGTCGGCCATGAGAAGAAGCGCTCCAAAAAGCTGCCAGTCTTTACGTTGTACCGCCCCTACCAGTTTCGGCACACGCTGGTTCTCCTTCACCAACCAGCGCAGAGCAGGCCGCAACCGGATGGGGATCGCGTCGGTCGCCGTCAGTAAATCGCGGTGCTCCAGTTCTCGTAGCGACGTTACTGCATTGAATCCCTTCCTGCGCAGAATGACCGCCGCCTCGGACGCCATTTTTCTTTTCCTTGCAACGGCTCCGGCTTCGAAGAAGGTACGATCTCCTGTCTCTACCAGCCCGAACGCAAGCGCATCCTCCGGAGCGGCTTCGAGCAGCATACATTCGAGCGTAGCGGCATCCACGAAGGAATACTGCTCGGGCCGCCCTTGCTCGGCAGCCACGAGAAACGCGGGGCTGAAATAGCGGCCCAGGCCCGCTTCAACCGCTTCGTGGACCTGTTCGCATATCCGACGATCCTCCCGGACAGGTGAAAAGATTTCCCCACATGCACGCGCCGCGGCCATGCCGAGGGCGGCCACGTAGGCATCCGCACACGAAAAGGGCACCGCATTCGCCACAGCTACATCGGCTCGCGCATCTTCGGGCGCCAGGCGGCGGAGTGTCTCGAAAACAATACGAACAGGCGGGGGGACCGTATCCGGAAGCGGATGATCCGGGCCGTATGTCCATGTTCTGTCGTCGCCTCCAAATGCAAGACGGGACGCTTCGCCCGACGAGGCGCGCATCGCCACCGCCGTACCGGACGGGATGGAAAAAAACAGGGCGAACCCGTCGAAGTAATGCGTATGTTCAGCAAGCAAACCTATGCCCCCGTGCGCAAAACCGGTCCCGGAAACTGCTCCTTCCACCCCCTCAAAACGCTCCTCAAGGGTTCTACGCGCACGTTCCATGAGGCTTGACGGGGCTTCGAAAGAGCGCTCGGGGACGCCTTGCGGCGCCTTCGTCAGGGAGGCCAGGCGAGAAACCGCCCCGGCGCGATCACGAATCG includes these proteins:
- a CDS encoding HPr kinase/phosphorylase gives rise to the protein MSDTSKAFKKESITVAFMVEHLRTAAGIDIESVNDVSGEDRLVTEVDLHRPGLVLAGYTDLFTHQRVQILGNTENRFLQHQPVAARRKAFETLVSFPVPCIVLTVNNELDKEMVDMATRQGVPVFRTPLQSIDFMAISRDFLNDQFALQQTIHGSLVAVYGIGLLLVGKSGIGKSEVALDLVERGHRLVADDVVIVTRKEEQVLMGAGTDLAQHFMEVRGLGLVDIRAMFGIRAIRFRKRVEIVVHMELWDTEEEYTRLGMVSDTFSVLDVELPMVKIPVTPGKNITVICEVIAMNHLLRSAGYDPAEVFAKRLADRIRTRGSDMPARMIEYFQHDYE
- a CDS encoding AAA domain-containing protein; amino-acid sequence: MARVSDRIRKESAFVDQLLNEVGRVVVGQRHMIERLLIGLLGDGHVLLEGVPGLAKTLTVSSLARAIGTKFQRIQFTPDLLPADLLGTLVYNQKEGSFSIKKGPIFANVILADEINRSPAKVQSALLESMQERQVTIGETTFPLGEPFLVLATQNPIEQEGTYPLPEAQVDRFMLKIRVEYPTRDEELEIMRRMARTGKKEEVREVVGPEDILSARAVLNELYMDERVEKYMVDLVMASRRPAEYRLSDIAPLIEFGASPRATIHLNLAARAHAFLESRAYVTPEDVRMLAPDVMRHRIAVSYEAEAEEMTSDDLVRQILETVEVP